TAAGCGTCGAATGCCGACGTGCGAAGCACAATTGCATTAACGCCGATCCACATCGCCATGCCGCCAGTAAATAGAATTAAGAACGACCAACTGCCTCCGAAAGCAGCGAGCCGATCGGAGAGCCTGTCGCCCAGCGTTCGCTGTCCGATAAATTCGTCATCCACGTTCGCTGAAAGCAGTTCATGCTCACGCAGGCTATCGACCACCTCCCGTTCCAGCGATGACAATTCGCCCCGTTCCGCGATTAGTGATTTTTCAATGTGCAGCGCTCGGTAAGTATTCAAATCTTCCAGGCAGATGAACTGATCGGCACTCCATTGCGGATGCTCGACCTCAATAAGCGACGCAATGGGCGCTCTCACGAGATCTCCAGGCATCATCTGGGAAGACGGTTTCATCAGGCCGCACACGCCGCATTTCTTAAGCGAAGGGTAAGTCATAGCTGAGGCTTTCGGTTCGAGAAAGGAAGCGTGCGGCAGCAACGCAGGAGACTGATATGGTTAGATGTCCAAGTAGGATGACGGGCCTTCGCACTTTGACGTAACGACGCCAATGAATCACAAATGCGATCAAGCGGGGCCACTTTCAAAGCGTAAGCTTGCAGTCATTCTGACGAAAGGCACAGTAGCGCTCATCGTAATAATTGTCGGCGAACGCTTTGCATCCGCCGGTGATTCACGTGATCAATTATGTCATTTGTCGGAGGCGTCCTGGGTTCTTATAACTCCGGCGGGGCGCTCGCTCACGGCCGCGCTCGATCAACTTGATGTCGAACATCGGTGGTTACGAAGCGACTTGCGAATCGCTTGGCGCTCGGGCGAGCCAATAACTGGCCCTCTTGAGAAGCGCCGGGCGCCCCGGACGGCAGCTGAAACCCATTGCAGCGCTTTCGCCGCTGCGGTCGCTAGCCACTTTGGAGTTTATCTCCTTCGCCCGCCTGAGCACTCGCACGTCCTTTTGGCCGATGCTCAATTTGATTGGCTGTCGAGCCCTAGCGGTCGACAAGCAGGCTGGAAGTCTGTGAAGGGACCGCTTGATGCACAGAAACGAGCAAATTCTGGTATGCTCGTCGTCGCCGTAGTCAAGAACTCAGACGCCAGACTTCCCGGGCACATTGCTGTGGTGAGACCAAGCGATAAGCGTGTCATATGCATCACACGTTGCGGACCGCAGATCCTTCAGGCGGGTTTTACCAACTATCGCTCCGCCGATCTGATCCTGGGCTTCGAACGTCACTCCGGTGCCTGGCTGCCTGCGGGAAAGGGATCGGTTCGATTCTTCTCACACACGGTTGATTTGTGTCTGGGGCGCTGTTCAGCTTCGGAGTGCAGCCGATCCAGAAACTTTAACTGCGAGCGGCCAGATTGAATTGATGGTCGTTGCCAGAACGTCAACGAATGTGCCCCGACTCGACGGCGAAAGGAAACCGGCCATGGGATGCGACGGTCCTACCAACGAGCTACTGCTTAAGTTGGACGCCTACTGGCGCGCCGCAAATTACCTTTCGGTGGGCCAAATTTATCTGCGCAGTAACCCGCTATTGCGTGAGCCGCTGGCGCTCAAGCATATCAAAGCGCGACTGCTTGGCCATTGGGGAACAACGCCCGGGCAGAACTTTATATACGTCCATCTCAACCGGGTGATCAAGAAGTACGATCTGAACATGATCTACATTTCAGGCCCGGGACATGGCGGGCCTGCGCTGGTCGCCAACACTTATTTAGAGGGTACCTATTCAGAGTTTTATCCTGACGTGACTCAGGATGAGGCGGGAATGGCGAAGTTATTCAAACAATTCTCGTTTCCTGGCGGCATTCCTAGTCACGTGGCTCCCGAAACTCCGGGATCGATCCACGAAGGAGGCGAGTTGGGCTACTCGCTGAGCCATGCGTTTGGAGCCGTGTTCGACAATCCAGAGTTGATCGTGGCCTGCGTAATTGGCGATGGCGAGGCAGAGACTGGCCCGCTGGCCACTGCCTGGCACTCCAACAAATTCCTCAACCCCGCGTCTGATGGGGCCGTCTTGCCGATCTTGCATCTTAACGGTTTCAAGATCGCCAATCCCACCGTGCTGGCTCGAATCGGATCTGATCAGTTGGCGGAGTTAATGAGGGGATACGGCTACGAGCCGTTTTTCGTTGAGGGCGACGATCCGGAGGCGATGCATCTCCTCATGGCAACCACGCTTGATACTGTCGTTGGCAGGATTAAGGAAATTCAGCACGCGGCGCGAACCCATGGTTTTTCAGGCGTGCCGGTGTGGCCGATGATCATCTTGCGATCTCCCAAAGGTTGGACAGGTCCCAAGGTAGTCGACGGCGTCCAGATCGAAGGGACCTGTCGATCCCACCAAGTGCCGCTTACCGAAGGGCCCGAGACGCCCAGTCATATACCGCTCCTAGAAGCATGGATGAAGAGTTATCGACCGGACGAGTTGTTCAACGAATCGGGCTGTCTTGTCGCCGAGTTGGCCGAATTGGCGCCTCACGGTGAGCGGAGAATGGGGGCCAATCCCCATGCCAACGGCGGGATCCTCTTGAAGGCGCTGCGGATGCCCGACTTCCGCGAGTATGGCGTTAGCTTTGCGTCGCCCGGCTCCGTCGATCGGTCAGATACGCAGGTGCTTGGGCAATTTCTAAGGGATGTAATCAAACTAAATCAGTCGCAACGCAATTTTCGCATCTTCTCCCCCGATGAAACTGCGTCGAACCGGCTTTCCGCCGTCTTCGAGGCTACTTCAAAGCAGTGGCTCGCCCCCATCGAAGCGAATGACGAGCATCTGGCCGCCGAAGGTCGAGTGATCGAGATGCTCAGCGAGCACCAGTGCGAGGGATGGCTAGAGGGTTATTTGTTGACTGGTCGGCACGGACTACTTAACTCATACGAGGCCTTCATTCACATCGTCGACTCGATGTTCAACCAGCATGCCAAATGGTTGAAGGTAACGCGCGACATCCCCTGGCGGCGGCCAATCGCCTCTCTGAACTATCTGCTCGCCTCGCACGTCTGGCGCCAGGATCACAACGGGTTTACGCATCAAGATCCCGGGTTCATCGACCACGTCGCTAACAAAAAAGCCGAAATTGTTCGCGTCTACTTGCCGCCGGATGCAAACAGCCTTCTCTCGGTGATGGACCATTGCTTGCGTAGCACGCACTACGTCAACGTCGTCGTCGCAGGCAAGCATCCGGCTCCGCAATGGCTTGGCATCGACGCCGCTGTCGCACATTGTTCCGCAGGAATCGGGATGTGGGAGTGGGCCAGCAACGACCAGGATGGTGAGCCTGACGTAGTGATGGCCTGCGCCGGGGACGTGCCGACGCTCGAAACGCTCGCGGCTGTCCAGTATCTACGACAATCATTGCCCGAACTCAAGATTCGCGTCGTCAATGTCGTCGACCTCATGAAGCTCCAACCTGCGAGCGAACATCCTCATGGTTTGAGCGATTATGACTTTGATACGCTCTTCACGAAGAACAAGCACGTGATCTTCGCATTCCACGGATATCCGTGGCTGATCCACCGACTGACCTACCGTCGTACGAATCACGCTAATTTGCACGTTCGCGGCTATAAAGAAGAAGGGACGATCACGACTCCGTTCGATATGGCAGTGCTGAATGACTTAGATCGTTTTCACTTAGCGACTGACGTCATCGATCGATTGCCCCAGCTTGGTTCGCGGGGAGCGCACCTGAAGCAGGCCCTCCGAGACAAGCTCTTTGAGCATCGACAGTACATCAATGAGCAGGGCGAAGACATGCCCGAGATTCTGAATTGGAAGTGGGACCTAAGCTAAGCCTCGATCCATAGCGAGCCGAAGGATTCGAACGTGTCCCAACCATTATCTCCATCGGGCAAGCACAATTTGATCCTTGCCGTCAACGCTGGTTCTTCGAGTCTCAAGGTCGCCGTATTTAAGGCGAATTCACCTCCCGTTCGAGTTGCATCGGCCAAGGTCGAGCGAATTGGCGCGCGTGACACTCAAATCACCTTTATGGTCGGCGGTGAGGCGTCTCGCTCAGAAGCAGTGCTCGCCAGCTCTCACGATGACGCACTTGCTGCGATCATGTATCGCGTACAGGAGAGGATATGCGCTTCCTCTCTAATTGGCGTCGGTCACCGTCTTGTTCATGGCGGGCCTAACCATTCGGCGTCGGAGGTGATCACGCCAGAGTTGCTGGACGATATCCGCCAGCTTGAAATCTACGACCCAGAGCATTTGCCGTCCGAGTTGCAGGTGATCGAATCGCTGCAACGACGGCTGTCAGGTATCCCTCATGTCGCTTGTTTTGACACAGCCTTCCATCACGATCTTCCAGCGGTCGCGCGACGGCTACCGCTGCCGCGGCGACTCGACGCACTCGGCATCCGGCGCTATGGATTTCACGGGCTTTCCTACGCCTACCTGATGGACCATTTAGCGCGATTAGATTACGGGGAATCACGGGGCCGAATCGTCCTTGCGCACTTGGGGAACGGCGCAAGCTTGGCGGCGGTGCGAGATGGCAAACCCATCGACACCAGCATGGCGTTCACACCTGCCGCCGGCATTCCCATGAGCACCCGATCGGGAGACATCGATCCCGGATTGATTGAATACCTCCTGCGAGCTGCGGGCATGACGGTTCAAGAATTTAATCGCATAGTCCACCTAGAGTCAGGACTTCTCGGCGTCTCCGAGACTTCTGGCGACATGGAGCTACTTCTGGAACGCGAACATGAGGACGCGAGGGCAGGGGAGGCAGTGGCAATATTTTGCTACCATGTCCGCAAGTATATTGGCGCGTACGCTGCGGCAATGGGAGGACTTGATACGCTCGTCTTTGCCGGAGGAATCGGTGAGCGCGCGGCAGAGGTTCGATTTCAGATCTGTACAGAGCTTCGATTCCTGGGCATTGAATTGGACGCGACGTCAAACAGGGACAATGCCGATCTAATATCAAGCGGCGTTCTTCCCGTGAATGTGAGAGTCATTGCCACAGACGAGGAACTGATGATTGCGAGGGATGTGATCAACGCCATTGGCTGAGCAAACACGGCGCTTCTGCTTTCGTGAGGTTGTACAGTCCAGTCTCGATCACGCCTGACGTGCCCCTTCAAAAGAGCCCGCGCTTGGAGCGAGAATCAAATAACGAGCACGCCGTCTTTTAGGAACGCGGCTGTAAAGCGACCAACGAAAGAGGCCCGGCCAGAAATTGACCGGGCCAATTGAGGTTACGACAACGCGATTATTCGCGGTTAGTTTCCACAACCGCAGGACGCAGCATCTAACTTCCAATTCTGTTCCGTCTCTTTCGAGTTCTTCGAAAGGTGAACGTGACGATCGACCCGCTCAACCCAAGCTACAGGAACGAAATGATGTTGGCCATCAGGGCTGTCATTCTTCGTGAGCTTGATTGCTCCACCTTCGACATGATCTACAACGCCCATCTTCTTTCCGCAGGACGCAATGACATCCATGTGGTCTGTGATCGCACCGACTCCACGATCAGTTCCCTCACCCGGACCACTCATTCCTGTCTTCTCCTTAACGAAGTCGACTGCATCCTCTGCACCAGTCGCGATCCTTTTACTAACGTCTTTCGCAGCATTTGCGACTGCATTCCCTGCGTCGGCAACGCCATTCTTCACTGTGCCGGCCATGATCGTCTCCTTAAAATAAGTTAAGCGGCGGTTCCGCTGCATCCTGTGTAGACATCCACACCTCACATACGGTGCAACTGTCATACCGTTGCGGGTTACAGAAACCGGGCGTGGGGGAGGTGATTGGAGCGCGACCACAAGGCGAGAAGGCGAAGTTAGGTGGTTCGTTCGGTAACGAAGCTTTCGCTTGGTAGGCCGCGATAAGCTGACGCAAATCTGACGCAGATCCGCCAATGCATCCTCTGGATATCGTCCGGATTTAGCACAGGCGTTATTGGACGAATTAGCCGTGCATTTGCGAGTCATCCGCGAAGTGTCCACCTACCGGTCCGGTACAATCAGGATGGCAGTTGTTAGACTCAAAATCCAGTGCCCGCAAGGGCGTGCCGGTTCAAGTCCGGCCTCCGGTACTTCTTTTGTCCCAACGACTTGCAACAAATAACTGCAAGTCGTCCTCAGTGGTCCGAACGACCACTGGGGACAATCTGGGGACAGGATTGCTTTTGCATTGCGATGCGTCGATGGTCTTCTCGCAACTCGCGAGGAAAATCGCATCATGGCATCGCTCGAAAAACGCGGAAGCGCTTACCGTGTCGTCTTCCGCTATGCTGGCATCAAGTACGCTCGTTCGCTCGAAACCAAAAGTGAGAAAGCTGCCCAAGCAGCGTTGGCTCGCCTGGAAGACAATCTCCATCGCCTGCAGCTCGGCACGTTGCAAGCGCCTGATCATGGCGACCTAGCCGGATTCCTGCTGGCCGACGGTCGCACTCATTCGATCGCTTTCTCAGTAGCCGTTCCATCGCAGACACCTGCTCCTACTGGACTGACGCTGGCTAGTCTCTTAGAACGATTTTGGACCAATCTTCCCGAAGGGAGCTTGGAGAAGTCAACAATTGCCGGGATGAAGATTCACCAAAGGCAGCTTGAAAAGCATTTTGGAAAAACTCTGTTCATTCAGTCACTCACCCTTTCGCAGCTCCAAGGCTACATCAAAGAGCGATCAAAAGACAAAGGTCTTCACGGCCGCCGAGTCAAATCTACGACGATTAAGAAAGCCATCGTCACGCTACGAACCGTCTGGAATTGGGGCCGCCAGCACGAATTGATTGAAAAGGAGTTTCCTTCGAGGGGGCTGAAGTATCCGAAAGGCGAAGAGAAATTGCCTTTCATGACGTTTGCTGAAGTTCAGAAACGCGTACTCAATGCATCTGTCGCCGAGGCTGCCGAACTTTGGGAATGCGCCTTTCTATCGACACGCGAAATCAACGAGCTCTTGGAAAGAGTCAAGGCCTTTGGCAAGCAACCGGCGGTATACCCCATGTTTATGTTTGCGGCCCACACCGGCGCCAGACGATCGGAGATGATTCGCTCGAAACTGACGGATATTGATTTTGTAGAAAACGTCATCACGATTCACGAGCGGAAGAGATCGCACGATAAAGTAACGACTCGCCGCGTTCCGATGTCTCCACCGCTCCGCGACGCTATGAAGAGTCTCGTGTCGTCGCACCCGGGGACAGGTTCGACATTCTGGCATCAGGCGTCGGCAACTCGCGGACACCGAATGGTCGCTCCCCAGCCGCTCGATGCCGATACCGCGCACGACTACTTTAAGCAAACACTAAGCGATACCAAATGGACTAAGCTGAGAGGTTGGCACGTTTTTCGCCACTCATTCTGCAGCAATGCAGCCGCAGCTGGCATTGATCAGCGAATCATTAATAGTTGGGTTGGCCACCAGACGGAAGAAATGGTTCAGCGTTATCGACACATGCTGCCCAACCATGAGCAGGCTGCCATTGCTCTGGTGTTTTCTGCCGCATCGTGACAGTCACCTCAGCGACTGCTGAGCGATACAAGTCAGTGAGTCTTGTACTGCGCCACGCTCATTCATCACCAGTGATTGCGTAGACAAACACCGGCAGCCTTCAGACCAGCGATACATCGCTTGAATTGGCGATCGCCCTTCACGCATCCAAAGTGCTTCGAATGTAGCGTGCCAAACCGAATGCGAGCACGCGGACCTGTTCTGGCGTCAGCCGCTGAGGTTCCTTCTGAGCCCAAGAGATGAAAGCCTTCGGGTTCAGAACCCACGTTTGAGCCTTGCCTTTCGACTCAACATACCACCCGGGAAAGAGGACTACGCCGCGCACTTCCGTTTCAAATCCGGCGTATTCCGTCAATACGTCTCGGATACGCGATGCTCCCGCGCGTGCCTGGACTACTGGGTCTCGGTCCGGTTCCATCCCGTTGACTAGCACCCGCTGACCGTCGTAAGTGACGCGAGCGTCACCAAGCGGCTTGGAACGAGTTTTAGTTTCGATAGCAAAAACGCCGCCCGGACCAATTGCCACATGATCAACATTGAAACCATCGAAACAACAATCGTGAAAGACTTCGTAGCCCACGGGCAGCAACTCGCTCTGCAACAACTGCCCTGTTGAGCGTTCTCCCTTGAGACCGGTTTTGATAAGTCTCGCCTCAGCTTTGACAGAGCGCCATTTCCACGACGCGATGCCAACGATAACGACGGCGATGAAGGTCAATGTTTTTGGAACTGGCGGGGAGACGAACCACCACCGCCACCATTCCATCCCAGCGGTCACGGCAGCCAAAATTGCCGTCATAAACCATGGGTACGCAACATCCAACAGCAAATCATCAAGCGATTCCCTCAGTGACTGGCCCGGATCTCGTAGTGGCGTATCGCGAATAGGGTCTTTCACCAGTCATTCCTTACGTGTGTGCAGGTCTGCAATCATTCAACCAAACGACGGGGTAGTTTGGGAGATTATTCCGCTCGGCGATTTCACCCAGAGACGACCACAATCCCCAATGCATCGCCACTGTAGCGATGATAGTTGCATGGCAGTGACTATCCAAGGCACCGCACGAATGCTGAAGCGAGTTATCGGATGGGAGCTTAGTATGAAAGCCCTATGCGATTTCAACAGTTAATCGGATCGCGACAATCGAACTGAACCAAGCCCATTAAGGCCACCGCCAAACAACCCAACTTCAGCATATTTATGCCTATTATTGCCGAAACCTGACCGATACTTTTGCAACTGGCCTTGCTCTGCCCAAACGACACTCGAGCCCTCCCGCCTAATCCCTATTACTTCCATACAGGTCAACGACGAGGCGCAGCTATGCAGCAGGCCTTTCTTGACGAATCGGGCTACACCGGACGCGACCTCCTGAACAAGGAACAACGATTCCTTGTGCTGTCAGCACTATTCATCAGCGAAGACGACGCGAAAGCCTTAAAAGCCCAATACTTCCCTAGCTTGCAGTCCCCCGAGTTGAAGCACCAGACGCTCACTAGGCGCTCGCAGAATTGGTCGGCAATGCTGGCAGTACAGCGAGAATGCCTTCAGACTCATCGTGGAATCTCGTTTGTAGCGGACAAGCAGTACCTCTGCGTCTTGAAGTTCCTGGATGATTGCATCGAGCCCTCTTTTTGCGCGAGAGGATTTGACTTTTATAAGGACGGATTCAACCACGCGATGGCAAGCGTTCTGTGCCGAACTGGGCCAACGATTTTTGGCGCCCAGGAGTTCGAATCCTTGATGCGTCTCTATATCAGAGCATCTGCAACCAAGGAGTCGGTTGACATTGACGCCCTCTGTAGCCATGCACGCACGCTCAGAAGCAACGAACATCTTGGCGATCTTTTGACACCGGTAGCGGACAATCACCCCGAATTTCGACGTGAGATATCAAGCCCAAATACAAGTACCAACGTCGCATCCTCGTTGCTATTCGGCTTAGTGAGCCAGCTGGAATCTCGCTCCGGAGGTGAATATACATTGACGCATGACGCATCGCCCGCGATGCGAAAGTATCATGATGCAATCGTCAGCATGATGCACACCGATGTCGCCGACTTTCGCATCTCGGATGTAGCCAGCATTTCCTTTCCGCTCCAACTAAAACAGATTGTTGAGGCAGACTCGAAAGCCTCGACCTCCCTGCAACTTGCAGACTTATTGGCAGGCGGCGTGCACACAGTGGCAAAATCGCTTTTTGATGCGGCTGCTCAAAGCGATTACAGCACTTCGGTGCTCGAACTGTATTCGGACGATAACTTCATGTTCATGTTTCCGAGCAGCGACTGCACTGACATCCGCGATCGCTTCGCCAACACAGAAACGGCGCAAATGATCGATTTCATCGGGCGTGTGATTGACTGACCCAAGCAGATCAGGCTTGCGAGGGCGGTGCCTTTCTGCTTAAGAGCCTGGCGAGACGCCATTCCAGAGATGCGATTTGTCGCACATTCTAGTCCACAGGAGATAGTGATGGCCATCAATGCGCAAGAGTTAGCGTGGTTTGTCGCCAACTATACGGCAGTCACAGGCAAGGCAGTACAGAGGTTCGTTTGCCCAATCACGCTCCGCGATGATGAGAACGCAGAACTCTCCAACGGCCACGTGTTGAATGCAGCTCTGCACACTGCCTCACGCAAAACAGTCATTCAGCGCAAAGACGTCGATGGGTATTTCGGAAGAACGATTGAGCCGCTGCTGATCGACCTGCTGAATCTTCCGATGACCACTCCGCAAGAACTTCTTCGACGAGTTCGAAATTGGCAACTTACCACCCCGCAAGGCGAACAAGTTGAGTTATTCTTCTCTGACAGGAGAGCTCAGCAAAGATTTCAGCAGGCCGGTGTTTTCGATGGAAACAGAAATCTCGTCGCCACACCATTTTTGAGAGAGCCAAAGCTCATCCCATCAGATATCCAACCAATGCGAGTGAGCGGTTCAACCTTCATACCCGACGGCGTAATCGAAGGCTGCCTACTCAAATCCGCTTATTTGGCGCTATTTCAAAGACTGGGGTACTCTTTTGTCTTCAATCCCTTAAGTAATGAAGTTCGCGTCGCACTTGCGAAGTTCTACCAAGATGGAGCCCCCCCGGCAGAAGCGAGAGGTTATTTCCAGGCCTTCAACGGGTGCTGGTCAGTCGCTAACACGGGTGAAGCGATCCCCGATACGCTAGAAGATGGCACGGTGCTCGTTCATACGACCGGCGAGAATACAAGCGAGAGTTTCCAATTTGCGATCAGTTGCCTTTTTCGAATTAACGGCAAACTGATTTCCGTAGCTTTGCCGCCTTGCCTCTCGCCAACTCCCTCTTCGGAGGCCCTTGATAGGTATAAGGCATATCTGGGAGATCAAACAATCTCGCAACAAACTCATTTGGTCCAACTGGCAGCCGTTGATTCGAATTAATCGAGATAGCCATATTTAGCTAGCCAGTCAGCGAGCGCTTCCTCGGCAATTTCTTGCTGTGTATCAGGCTTGGCGTCTTTCAATCTCTGTTCTAAGTGAGCTCGTCTCAGCGCCTGAGCAGTCCGGCGTGGGAGCCTAATCGTCACCGGCACAAGCATCTGATCGAGAACCTGAGTGGAACTTGGCGCCTCATGAGTGGAGCGCCTATTCCGCCGTTGTGGCCGCGGTGACGAGCCTTTATCAGCTTCTCCATTCTCGCTCGAAGGCGAAAGGTCTATCGTTTGGTTGGAAGCATCCTTTGCCGGAACCGGCGTCATTGAAACCCCTGGCGGCTTCGATTGCCCACTAATGAACGCCCTCTTCTCCGGCGTCATTTCCATCGCCGCTCCAATTGATCTTCTCTCAGCCATTGCCTACGCTCTGCCTCCCTGCATGTTGTTTCACTGCTACGATATCTCCCACAAGTTCGCGAAATAGTCCGTCGAGATCGGCGGCTGCCTGCGCACCTTTGCGGCCAAACCTTGCCACCACCGTCCCTTGTTGCGCCGCATCGCGATACGCTTGCAAATCGCGAACGACGTGCTGAGCGACCTGAAGTCCAAGCTGCGGAGCGCCCTCCTTCAGTTCTTGGCTAATCGTG
This sequence is a window from Lacipirellula parvula. Protein-coding genes within it:
- a CDS encoding DUF1003 domain-containing protein — encoded protein: MTYPSLKKCGVCGLMKPSSQMMPGDLVRAPIASLIEVEHPQWSADQFICLEDLNTYRALHIEKSLIAERGELSSLEREVVDSLREHELLSANVDDEFIGQRTLGDRLSDRLAAFGGSWSFLILFTGGMAMWIGVNAIVLRTSAFDAYPFILLNLVLSFIAAIQAPVIMMSQNRLEARDRMRAEHDYRINLKAELEIRHLHVKLDELMSHQWERMMEIQQMEVELMTELCRGKNR
- a CDS encoding nuclease-related domain-containing protein — encoded protein: MKDPIRDTPLRDPGQSLRESLDDLLLDVAYPWFMTAILAAVTAGMEWWRWWFVSPPVPKTLTFIAVVIVGIASWKWRSVKAEARLIKTGLKGERSTGQLLQSELLPVGYEVFHDCCFDGFNVDHVAIGPGGVFAIETKTRSKPLGDARVTYDGQRVLVNGMEPDRDPVVQARAGASRIRDVLTEYAGFETEVRGVVLFPGWYVESKGKAQTWVLNPKAFISWAQKEPQRLTPEQVRVLAFGLARYIRSTLDA
- a CDS encoding tyrosine-type recombinase/integrase, which produces MASLEKRGSAYRVVFRYAGIKYARSLETKSEKAAQAALARLEDNLHRLQLGTLQAPDHGDLAGFLLADGRTHSIAFSVAVPSQTPAPTGLTLASLLERFWTNLPEGSLEKSTIAGMKIHQRQLEKHFGKTLFIQSLTLSQLQGYIKERSKDKGLHGRRVKSTTIKKAIVTLRTVWNWGRQHELIEKEFPSRGLKYPKGEEKLPFMTFAEVQKRVLNASVAEAAELWECAFLSTREINELLERVKAFGKQPAVYPMFMFAAHTGARRSEMIRSKLTDIDFVENVITIHERKRSHDKVTTRRVPMSPPLRDAMKSLVSSHPGTGSTFWHQASATRGHRMVAPQPLDADTAHDYFKQTLSDTKWTKLRGWHVFRHSFCSNAAAAGIDQRIINSWVGHQTEEMVQRYRHMLPNHEQAAIALVFSAAS
- a CDS encoding acetate/propionate family kinase; protein product: MSQPLSPSGKHNLILAVNAGSSSLKVAVFKANSPPVRVASAKVERIGARDTQITFMVGGEASRSEAVLASSHDDALAAIMYRVQERICASSLIGVGHRLVHGGPNHSASEVITPELLDDIRQLEIYDPEHLPSELQVIESLQRRLSGIPHVACFDTAFHHDLPAVARRLPLPRRLDALGIRRYGFHGLSYAYLMDHLARLDYGESRGRIVLAHLGNGASLAAVRDGKPIDTSMAFTPAAGIPMSTRSGDIDPGLIEYLLRAAGMTVQEFNRIVHLESGLLGVSETSGDMELLLEREHEDARAGEAVAIFCYHVRKYIGAYAAAMGGLDTLVFAGGIGERAAEVRFQICTELRFLGIELDATSNRDNADLISSGVLPVNVRVIATDEELMIARDVINAIG
- a CDS encoding phosphoketolase is translated as MGCDGPTNELLLKLDAYWRAANYLSVGQIYLRSNPLLREPLALKHIKARLLGHWGTTPGQNFIYVHLNRVIKKYDLNMIYISGPGHGGPALVANTYLEGTYSEFYPDVTQDEAGMAKLFKQFSFPGGIPSHVAPETPGSIHEGGELGYSLSHAFGAVFDNPELIVACVIGDGEAETGPLATAWHSNKFLNPASDGAVLPILHLNGFKIANPTVLARIGSDQLAELMRGYGYEPFFVEGDDPEAMHLLMATTLDTVVGRIKEIQHAARTHGFSGVPVWPMIILRSPKGWTGPKVVDGVQIEGTCRSHQVPLTEGPETPSHIPLLEAWMKSYRPDELFNESGCLVAELAELAPHGERRMGANPHANGGILLKALRMPDFREYGVSFASPGSVDRSDTQVLGQFLRDVIKLNQSQRNFRIFSPDETASNRLSAVFEATSKQWLAPIEANDEHLAAEGRVIEMLSEHQCEGWLEGYLLTGRHGLLNSYEAFIHIVDSMFNQHAKWLKVTRDIPWRRPIASLNYLLASHVWRQDHNGFTHQDPGFIDHVANKKAEIVRVYLPPDANSLLSVMDHCLRSTHYVNVVVAGKHPAPQWLGIDAAVAHCSAGIGMWEWASNDQDGEPDVVMACAGDVPTLETLAAVQYLRQSLPELKIRVVNVVDLMKLQPASEHPHGLSDYDFDTLFTKNKHVIFAFHGYPWLIHRLTYRRTNHANLHVRGYKEEGTITTPFDMAVLNDLDRFHLATDVIDRLPQLGSRGAHLKQALRDKLFEHRQYINEQGEDMPEILNWKWDLS
- a CDS encoding DUF2171 domain-containing protein gives rise to the protein MAGTVKNGVADAGNAVANAAKDVSKRIATGAEDAVDFVKEKTGMSGPGEGTDRGVGAITDHMDVIASCGKKMGVVDHVEGGAIKLTKNDSPDGQHHFVPVAWVERVDRHVHLSKNSKETEQNWKLDAASCGCGN
- a CDS encoding DUF3800 domain-containing protein, which produces MQQAFLDESGYTGRDLLNKEQRFLVLSALFISEDDAKALKAQYFPSLQSPELKHQTLTRRSQNWSAMLAVQRECLQTHRGISFVADKQYLCVLKFLDDCIEPSFCARGFDFYKDGFNHAMASVLCRTGPTIFGAQEFESLMRLYIRASATKESVDIDALCSHARTLRSNEHLGDLLTPVADNHPEFRREISSPNTSTNVASSLLFGLVSQLESRSGGEYTLTHDASPAMRKYHDAIVSMMHTDVADFRISDVASISFPLQLKQIVEADSKASTSLQLADLLAGGVHTVAKSLFDAAAQSDYSTSVLELYSDDNFMFMFPSSDCTDIRDRFANTETAQMIDFIGRVID